A region of Clostridium acetobutylicum ATCC 824 DNA encodes the following proteins:
- a CDS encoding ECF transporter S component produces the protein MKNSKLSTLIKISLLSVIGFILMFIEVPLPIFPGFLKIDISDLPALLGAFAMGPVAGIIIEFVKNALHLLRTQTAGTGELANFIVGGVLVLVSGTMYKYKKTRINAVMSLSAGVVAMSVVASLLNYFIFLPLYETLLHFPIKEIVKMGHAINPAINDLNSFVVYSILPFNLIKGVMISALTMVMYKRVSPMLHRETELSSNNKVESMLK, from the coding sequence TTGAAGAATTCAAAACTCAGTACTTTAATCAAAATTTCACTTTTATCAGTAATAGGATTTATACTTATGTTTATCGAGGTTCCACTTCCGATTTTTCCAGGTTTCTTAAAAATCGATATAAGTGATCTTCCAGCACTTTTAGGAGCCTTTGCTATGGGACCTGTAGCAGGAATTATAATAGAATTTGTGAAAAATGCTTTACATCTTTTAAGAACACAAACTGCAGGTACAGGAGAATTAGCTAACTTTATAGTTGGAGGTGTACTAGTATTAGTTTCTGGAACAATGTACAAGTATAAAAAGACAAGAATCAATGCTGTAATGTCTCTTAGTGCAGGTGTTGTTGCAATGTCAGTGGTTGCAAGTTTGTTGAATTATTTTATATTCTTACCACTTTACGAAACATTGCTTCATTTCCCAATAAAAGAGATTGTAAAAATGGGTCATGCAATAAACCCAGCTATAAATGATTTAAATAGTTTTGTAGTGTATTCAATTTTGCCTTTTAACCTAATTAAAGGTGTTATGATATCAGCCTTAACTATGGTTATGTATAAAAGGGTTTCTCCAATGCTTCATAGAGAAACTGAACTATCTTCCAATAATAAGGTAGAGAGTATGCTAAAATAG
- a CDS encoding metal ABC transporter substrate-binding protein has product MKKFLCFIMSVGLILSLVGCGKSGKTNIKVPAKSIDGKDSSISLDIMATNKFLYNVIKDISGNRHNVQFMFKNDIDVKQFDYTSDSINNVSKYNIFMYLGADFEPWASDFIGKLDKNSIATVDMSRGTKILNLDDKVQYGNITVEKNSYYWTDLNNYKTMLVNIKNSLEEKDPKSRDLYEKNFAAYIKKVNDCEKEFKGINDKLKGYTFVTNSSNFDYFFNYAGLDSVKVSEDELSKPDTSKELNDKLKDKEKICYIYSDDGSVQSNNAVIQKYKMKTLKFVTYDENSDYICIIKDNIKSMKELIK; this is encoded by the coding sequence ATGAAAAAGTTTCTTTGTTTTATTATGAGTGTTGGTTTAATACTTTCACTTGTAGGATGTGGGAAATCCGGAAAAACCAACATAAAGGTTCCTGCTAAAAGTATAGATGGAAAAGATTCCAGTATTAGCCTTGATATAATGGCAACAAATAAGTTTCTTTATAATGTTATTAAAGATATTTCAGGTAATAGACATAATGTTCAATTTATGTTTAAAAATGATATAGATGTAAAACAATTTGATTATACATCTGACAGTATAAATAATGTTTCTAAGTACAATATTTTTATGTATCTAGGTGCTGATTTTGAACCGTGGGCATCAGATTTTATTGGTAAACTTGATAAAAACAGTATAGCAACGGTTGACATGTCTAGAGGAACTAAAATTTTAAATTTAGATGATAAAGTTCAATATGGAAATATAACTGTAGAAAAGAATTCATATTATTGGACGGATTTAAATAACTATAAGACTATGTTAGTAAATATAAAGAATTCCCTAGAAGAAAAAGATCCTAAGAGCAGAGATCTTTATGAAAAGAATTTTGCTGCATACATAAAAAAAGTAAATGACTGCGAGAAGGAATTTAAAGGAATAAACGATAAGTTAAAGGGATATACCTTTGTAACAAATAGTTCTAATTTTGATTATTTCTTTAATTATGCAGGTTTAGACAGCGTTAAAGTATCAGAAGATGAGCTTAGTAAACCGGATACTTCAAAAGAGCTTAATGATAAATTAAAGGATAAAGAAAAGATATGTTACATATATAGTGATGATGGAAGTGTACAAAGTAACAATGCGGTAATACAAAAGTATAAGATGAAGACACTTAAATTTGTTACATATGATGAAAATTCAGATTACATATGCATAATTAAAGATAATATAAAGTCTATGAAAGAGCTTATAAAGTAG
- a CDS encoding HDIG domain-containing protein, translating to MDISFEKIIRSVSLALDLAEISSSENPNCEKNISNVNFSSHKFYNHSKRTTYIALKLAKVLNLSNNSMKNLYIASLLHDIGAVNSLNASHTSSEFIKQHCIQGAAITENLPIFNSVSPIIHYHHENYNGTGPFKLKYDQIPIESRIIHLADMVETLYEENINAFKQHKDIINLVCENPLFDKEVLKAFLSIASKEMFWFDMENISFLDFILDNISPDIDDKLDLKQFESFAFMISDVIDSKSSFTAKHSRSISNLAFQVSKYVGYSEEKCLKMKIAGLLHDIGKLAIPTSILDKNGSLTDDEFSIIKSHVYYTKIILDSIEDIHDISYWASSHHEKLNGTGYPRHLTASELSEECRIMGVCDIYQALTEDRPYRKGLSHEEAFKILNHMTSDGYICEKAVFQLNGALKKINMKQSIK from the coding sequence ATGGACATAAGCTTTGAAAAAATAATACGCTCTGTATCTTTAGCACTAGATTTAGCAGAAATTAGCTCTTCCGAAAATCCTAATTGTGAAAAAAATATATCAAATGTAAACTTTTCAAGTCACAAATTTTATAACCATTCAAAGCGTACTACTTATATTGCTTTAAAACTAGCAAAAGTACTTAATTTAAGCAATAATTCTATGAAAAATTTATACATAGCGTCGCTTCTTCATGATATTGGTGCTGTTAATTCACTTAATGCAAGTCATACTTCTAGTGAATTTATCAAACAACATTGTATTCAAGGAGCTGCAATAACTGAAAATCTCCCCATATTTAACAGTGTATCTCCCATAATACACTATCATCATGAAAATTATAATGGTACTGGACCTTTTAAATTAAAATATGATCAAATACCTATTGAAAGTAGAATCATTCATTTAGCTGACATGGTTGAAACACTTTATGAAGAAAATATCAATGCCTTCAAACAGCATAAGGATATAATTAATTTAGTTTGTGAAAACCCTTTATTCGATAAAGAGGTTTTAAAAGCTTTTTTGTCTATCGCTAGTAAGGAAATGTTTTGGTTTGATATGGAGAATATATCCTTCTTAGATTTTATATTGGATAATATATCTCCTGATATAGATGACAAATTAGATTTAAAGCAATTTGAAAGCTTTGCATTTATGATATCAGATGTAATAGATAGTAAAAGTAGTTTTACAGCTAAGCATTCAAGAAGTATATCTAATCTTGCTTTTCAAGTTTCAAAGTATGTTGGATACTCCGAAGAAAAATGCCTTAAAATGAAAATTGCTGGCCTTCTTCATGATATTGGAAAGCTTGCTATACCTACATCTATACTTGATAAGAACGGTTCTCTTACAGATGATGAGTTTTCAATTATAAAATCTCATGTATACTATACAAAAATAATTCTAGATAGTATTGAAGATATACATGATATAAGTTATTGGGCCTCCTCTCATCACGAAAAACTAAACGGAACAGGATATCCAAGACATCTGACCGCAAGTGAGTTATCAGAAGAATGCAGAATAATGGGAGTCTGTGACATATATCAAGCTTTAACAGAGGATAGACCCTACAGAAAAGGTCTAAGTCATGAAGAAGCTTTTAAAATACTTAACCATATGACATCTGATGGTTATATATGTGAAAAAGCTGTATTTCAATTAAATGGTGCTTTAAAAAAGATCAATATGAAACAATCTATAAAATAG
- the tsaE gene encoding tRNA (adenosine(37)-N6)-threonylcarbamoyltransferase complex ATPase subunit type 1 TsaE, whose product MEFIVDSVDKTFSIGEQLGALAMPGDIVCINGDLGAGKTHFTKGIAKGLNIEDYITSPTFNIVNEYTGRLKLHHFDVYRVNDPDEIYAIGFDEYIFSDAVSVIEWSHYISSIIPDEHIEVNIKKLLDMGPDYRKITITHTGKRYDYVKEIKI is encoded by the coding sequence ATGGAATTTATTGTGGATAGTGTTGATAAAACCTTTAGTATTGGAGAACAATTAGGTGCTTTAGCTATGCCCGGAGATATTGTTTGTATTAATGGAGATTTAGGTGCAGGTAAAACACATTTTACAAAAGGAATTGCAAAAGGACTTAATATTGAAGACTACATAACGAGTCCAACTTTTAACATAGTAAATGAATATACAGGAAGACTTAAATTACATCATTTTGATGTATACAGAGTAAATGATCCAGATGAAATTTACGCCATAGGCTTTGATGAATATATCTTCAGCGATGCTGTAAGTGTTATAGAGTGGTCCCATTATATTAGCAGCATAATACCAGATGAGCATATTGAAGTTAATATAAAAAAACTCCTAGATATGGGTCCGGATTATAGAAAAATCACTATAACTCATACTGGTAAAAGATATGATTATGTAAAGGAGATTAAGATATGA
- the rimI gene encoding ribosomal protein S18-alanine N-acetyltransferase, translating into MTNLTVHTLEKDDIDSIIEIENLCFPTPWTKESMEGELRNKFAKYVVIKNNNLVVGYGGLWLIIDEGHITNIAVHPEFRGMGIGNKILEELIKLCEKRNIPSMTLEVRISNTIAQNLYKKFGFKEAGVRKKYYGDNDEDALIMWRN; encoded by the coding sequence ATGACTAACCTAACAGTGCATACCCTAGAAAAGGACGATATAGATTCAATCATTGAAATTGAAAACTTATGTTTTCCTACTCCTTGGACTAAAGAATCTATGGAAGGTGAATTAAGAAACAAGTTTGCAAAATATGTAGTAATAAAAAATAATAACCTTGTAGTTGGTTATGGTGGCTTATGGCTTATAATTGATGAGGGGCATATAACAAACATAGCTGTTCATCCTGAGTTTAGAGGAATGGGAATTGGAAACAAAATTCTTGAAGAACTTATAAAACTATGTGAAAAAAGAAATATACCTTCTATGACCTTAGAAGTTAGAATTTCAAATACAATAGCACAAAATCTGTATAAGAAATTTGGCTTTAAAGAAGCAGGAGTAAGAAAAAAATACTACGGTGACAATGATGAGGATGCACTTATAATGTGGAGAAATTAA
- the tsaB gene encoding tRNA (adenosine(37)-N6)-threonylcarbamoyltransferase complex dimerization subunit type 1 TsaB: MKLLAIDSATQAATCAVMDDDKLLGEITFNYKKQHSVILMSMIDDMLNTVNLKVEDLDGFVVSKGPGSFTGLRIGMSIVKGLSEGSKKPFVSVSSLDALAYNMAYTPGIICPVLDALRDNVYTALYTFEGNSLKRLTEYDAIHITELIELLKGYDSQVTFIGDAVYKFRNFFDENVENVQFAPAHLNLVRSSSLCELGMELLKSGVKDDLITSAPIYIRKSQAEREYEKRTGMSIDD, translated from the coding sequence ATGAAACTTTTAGCAATTGATTCAGCTACACAAGCCGCCACTTGTGCGGTAATGGATGATGATAAACTTTTAGGGGAAATTACATTTAACTATAAAAAACAACATTCAGTAATACTTATGAGCATGATTGACGATATGTTAAATACAGTTAATTTAAAAGTGGAAGACCTAGACGGTTTTGTTGTGTCAAAGGGACCTGGTTCTTTTACAGGTCTTAGAATAGGAATGTCAATTGTTAAAGGCTTAAGTGAAGGTTCCAAAAAACCATTTGTAAGTGTATCCTCTCTTGATGCCTTAGCTTATAATATGGCATATACTCCTGGAATAATATGTCCGGTACTAGATGCTCTTAGAGACAATGTTTATACAGCCCTGTACACCTTTGAAGGAAATTCATTAAAAAGACTTACCGAATATGATGCTATTCACATTACGGAGCTTATTGAACTACTGAAAGGCTATGATTCACAAGTAACCTTTATAGGTGATGCTGTATACAAATTCAGAAACTTTTTTGATGAAAATGTTGAAAATGTGCAATTTGCTCCTGCACATCTTAATTTAGTGCGATCCTCAAGCTTATGTGAGCTTGGCATGGAACTATTAAAGTCAGGCGTTAAAGATGATTTAATAACCTCAGCTCCTATATACATAAGAAAATCTCAAGCAGAGAGAGAATATGAAAAAAGGACAGGAATGAGTATAGATGACTAA